A window from Neobacillus sp. PS3-40 encodes these proteins:
- a CDS encoding ubiquitin-like domain-containing protein: protein MKNLFSKSLRNKKWTIIFASFVVFAATLGILFNEGSKKSVALTLNGQTKIIKTHANTVQDLLNELHVVTRSQDYLFPKKGSKLQENLKITWKQARQVRIVKDNEKKTVWTTANTVGDLLKEQKVVLNEHDQISPGSQDAIKDKMKIEIKVANHLTLVDGGKQQHQVWSTSTTVADFLTQQGIKLKQLDRVEPSLSEKIRENGVINVIRVEKVTDVVEEPILFAVVTRKDSSLAKGKEKIVSKGQQGLASRKFEVILENGKEVSRKLISENKVKEKQDKVVAVGTKELAQQVSRGEGSNGEEYYVNTTAYTADCNGCSGNTATGINLHANPNSKVIAVDPRIIPLGTKVYVDGYGYAVAADTGSNIKGFRIDVFFSSKAEAYRWGTRKVKIKVLN, encoded by the coding sequence ATGAAAAATCTGTTTTCTAAGTCTTTGAGAAATAAAAAATGGACGATTATTTTTGCTAGTTTTGTAGTTTTTGCGGCAACTTTAGGGATTCTTTTCAATGAGGGATCGAAAAAGAGTGTGGCACTAACGCTTAATGGTCAAACAAAGATCATCAAAACACATGCAAATACCGTTCAAGATTTATTAAACGAGTTGCATGTTGTGACTCGCTCACAGGACTACTTGTTTCCCAAGAAAGGCTCTAAGTTGCAGGAAAACTTGAAAATTACTTGGAAACAAGCAAGACAGGTTCGCATTGTAAAAGACAACGAGAAGAAAACGGTCTGGACAACAGCCAACACGGTTGGAGATCTCTTAAAAGAGCAGAAAGTGGTTTTGAACGAACATGATCAAATCTCACCTGGATCGCAAGATGCAATCAAAGATAAGATGAAGATTGAAATTAAGGTAGCAAATCATCTTACTCTGGTTGACGGCGGAAAACAACAACATCAAGTATGGTCCACTTCGACTACGGTCGCTGACTTTTTAACACAACAGGGTATTAAACTTAAACAATTAGACCGAGTTGAACCATCATTATCTGAGAAAATCAGAGAGAATGGTGTTATTAACGTCATTCGAGTAGAAAAAGTCACCGATGTAGTGGAAGAACCAATACTATTTGCCGTAGTAACAAGGAAAGATAGCAGTTTAGCAAAAGGAAAAGAAAAGATTGTCTCGAAAGGGCAGCAAGGGCTTGCCTCAAGAAAGTTTGAAGTAATTCTTGAAAATGGCAAAGAGGTTTCAAGGAAGCTAATTAGTGAAAATAAGGTTAAAGAAAAGCAGGATAAAGTAGTAGCTGTAGGAACGAAGGAACTGGCCCAACAGGTTTCGCGTGGCGAAGGAAGTAATGGAGAAGAATATTATGTAAATACAACCGCTTATACAGCTGATTGTAATGGCTGTTCAGGGAATACAGCAACGGGTATTAACCTTCACGCTAACCCAAATTCTAAAGTGATTGCTGTTGATCCTAGAATCATTCCATTAGGAACAAAAGTCTATGTGGATGGCTATGGATATGCGGTCGCTGCTGATACGGGATCAAATATAAAAGGATTTCGAATTGATGTTTTCTTTTCGTCCAAAGCAGAAGCCTATCGCTGGGGTACTAGAAAAGTAAAAATTAAGGTTCTAAATTAA
- the purR gene encoding pur operon repressor produces the protein MKFRRSERLIDMTNYLLEHPHQLVSLTFFSERYSSAKSSISEDLVIIKETFEQRGIGSLQTVSGAAGGVKFFVKVGEEEAKLFVQELCGLIANPDRLLPGGYLYLTDILGNPTIVQKVGRMIASAYARSKIDVVVTVATKGIPIAYAVARHLNAPVVIVRRDNKVTEGPTVSINYVSGSAKRIQTMVLSKRSLAEGSKVLIVDDFMKAGGTVMGMISLLEEFNAKVAGIAVLVEAEKINERLVDEYLSLIQLSDVDVKEKTISVHEGNYFSAHREV, from the coding sequence ATGAAATTCCGTCGCAGTGAACGTTTGATTGATATGACGAATTATTTGCTTGAGCACCCGCATCAACTTGTATCCTTGACCTTTTTTTCGGAGCGGTATTCGTCAGCAAAATCGTCAATCAGTGAGGATTTGGTAATCATTAAAGAGACATTTGAACAAAGGGGTATTGGATCACTGCAGACAGTTTCAGGTGCTGCGGGGGGAGTTAAGTTCTTTGTAAAGGTCGGTGAGGAAGAGGCGAAGTTATTTGTCCAAGAACTTTGTGGACTAATTGCCAACCCTGATCGCCTTTTGCCCGGAGGATATTTATATTTAACAGATATTCTTGGAAATCCAACAATTGTTCAAAAGGTGGGTCGAATGATTGCCTCTGCTTATGCGCGTTCTAAGATCGATGTTGTAGTGACGGTTGCGACAAAAGGAATTCCTATTGCCTATGCTGTTGCTCGTCATTTAAATGCGCCTGTGGTCATTGTCAGACGCGACAATAAGGTAACAGAAGGACCAACAGTAAGTATTAATTATGTATCTGGTTCAGCAAAAAGAATTCAAACAATGGTATTGTCTAAGAGGAGCCTGGCAGAAGGTTCAAAAGTTTTAATTGTAGATGATTTCATGAAAGCTGGCGGAACCGTAATGGGAATGATTAGCTTACTAGAGGAATTTAATGCAAAAGTGGCTGGAATAGCTGTCTTAGTTGAAGCAGAAAAAATCAACGAACGACTTGTAGATGAATATTTATCCCTTATCCAGCTATCAGATGTTGATGTGAAGGAAAAAACAATTAGTGTTCACGAAGGAAATTATTTTTCTGCACATCGGGAAGTCTAA
- the rnmV gene encoding ribonuclease M5, which yields MRIKEIIVVEGKDDTTTIKRAVDADTIETNGSALNQETIEKIKLAQETRGVIIFTDPDYPGEKIRKAISAQVQGCKHAFLAKEDAISKKGKGLGVEHADPKMIREALKDAQLMHETILEEMTQGDLVTAGLVGGDKAKERRIKLGKLLKIGYTNGKQLHKRLMMFQISRQEFATALTVILQEEENA from the coding sequence ATGCGAATTAAAGAAATTATTGTGGTTGAAGGAAAAGATGATACAACAACCATAAAAAGAGCAGTGGATGCTGATACAATTGAAACAAATGGATCTGCATTGAATCAGGAAACAATCGAGAAAATAAAATTAGCTCAAGAAACGAGGGGCGTCATTATTTTTACGGATCCTGATTATCCTGGTGAAAAAATTAGAAAGGCAATTTCTGCACAGGTTCAGGGCTGTAAACATGCCTTTTTGGCAAAAGAAGATGCGATAAGTAAAAAAGGTAAGGGACTTGGAGTTGAACATGCCGACCCTAAAATGATTAGAGAAGCATTAAAGGATGCACAGTTAATGCACGAAACTATTTTAGAAGAAATGACCCAGGGCGATCTCGTAACGGCAGGTCTTGTTGGTGGCGATAAAGCAAAGGAACGAAGGATAAAACTCGGTAAGCTTTTGAAAATTGGATATACAAACGGAAAGCAGCTGCATAAACGTCTAATGATGTTTCAAATTAGCAGGCAGGAATTTGCAACTGCACTCACTGTAATACTTCAGGAGGAAGAAAATGCATAA
- the rsmA gene encoding 16S rRNA (adenine(1518)-N(6)/adenine(1519)-N(6))-dimethyltransferase RsmA, giving the protein MHKDIATPVRTRGILEKYGFSFKKSLGQNFLIDTNILKKIVHFAQMGEGTGAIEIGPGIGALTEQLARSSKKVVAFEIDQRLLPILAETLSPYSNVKVIHQDVLKADVKEVIKEEFKEIEDLVVVANLPYYVTTPIIMKLLEEQLPIRSIVVMLQKEVADRISAKPGTKDYGSLSIAIQYYMEAEIVMIVPKTVFVPQPNVDSAVIRLTKREKPAVQVKDEDFFFQVTKTSFAQRRKTLLNNLTSGLQDGKQKKDEILDALHKSGIDPSRRGETLSLEEFARLADELYANFH; this is encoded by the coding sequence ATGCATAAAGATATTGCTACCCCTGTGAGAACTAGAGGTATTCTTGAAAAATACGGGTTCTCCTTTAAAAAGAGTCTTGGTCAAAACTTTCTTATTGATACAAACATATTGAAAAAAATTGTTCATTTCGCACAAATGGGAGAAGGCACTGGAGCGATAGAAATTGGCCCAGGAATTGGAGCACTTACAGAACAGCTTGCCCGAAGCAGTAAAAAGGTTGTTGCCTTTGAGATTGATCAAAGATTACTCCCTATTTTAGCGGAGACACTTTCTCCTTATTCAAACGTCAAGGTCATTCACCAGGATGTCTTAAAGGCGGATGTGAAGGAAGTTATAAAAGAAGAGTTTAAAGAAATTGAAGACCTAGTGGTTGTTGCGAACTTGCCTTATTATGTAACCACACCGATTATTATGAAGCTTCTCGAGGAACAGCTTCCTATACGCAGTATAGTCGTGATGCTTCAGAAGGAAGTAGCAGACCGAATTTCTGCAAAGCCTGGTACAAAGGATTATGGTTCTCTTTCAATCGCCATTCAGTATTATATGGAGGCTGAGATAGTGATGATTGTTCCGAAAACAGTGTTTGTTCCACAGCCCAATGTGGATTCAGCTGTTATTCGGTTGACGAAAAGAGAAAAGCCTGCAGTCCAAGTTAAAGATGAGGATTTCTTTTTTCAGGTAACAAAGACAAGCTTTGCACAAAGAAGGAAGACTTTGTTGAATAATTTGACAAGTGGGCTTCAAGATGGAAAGCAAAAAAAGGATGAGATCCTAGACGCATTACATAAGAGTGGAATTGACCCGTCTAGAAGAGGAGAAACTCTTTCTCTTGAAGAATTTGCGCGATTAGCGGATGAATTATATGCAAACTTTCACTAG
- the veg gene encoding biofilm formation stimulator Veg: MPKTLADIKLGLDSNLGKRLLLKANGGRRKTIERSGVLAETYPSVFVIELDQDENAFERVSYSYADVLTETVQITFYEDATGHVALS, from the coding sequence ATGCCGAAGACCTTAGCCGATATTAAATTGGGGCTCGACTCGAATTTAGGGAAAAGACTATTGCTTAAAGCAAACGGAGGACGTAGGAAGACGATTGAGCGTTCCGGTGTTTTAGCTGAAACTTACCCTTCTGTTTTTGTAATTGAGTTAGATCAAGATGAAAATGCATTTGAACGTGTTTCATACAGCTATGCTGATGTGTTAACAGAAACAGTTCAAATTACCTTCTATGAAGATGCAACAGGACATGTAGCGTTGAGCTAA
- the ispE gene encoding 4-(cytidine 5'-diphospho)-2-C-methyl-D-erythritol kinase, translating into MKLVVKAPAKINLSLDVLYKRPDGYHEVEMIMTTIDLADRVELTLLDSDKINILSHNRFVPDDQRNLAYQAAQLLKERYQVKKGVTITIEKNIPVAAGLAGGSSDAAATLRGLNKLWKLGLTLDELAVIGSEIGSDVSFCVYGGTAIAKGRGEKIVELPPPPTCWIILAKPFIGVSTAEVYRRLDLTGMMHPNLDEMIQGLENNNYQKVISHVGNVLEDVTLHLHPEVAQIKDQMKRFGADAVLMSGSGPTVFGMVQHDSRMHRIYNGLRGFCDQVFAVRILGERYPLD; encoded by the coding sequence GTGAAGCTTGTGGTAAAAGCGCCAGCTAAAATTAATCTTTCATTAGATGTTCTATATAAACGTCCAGATGGTTATCATGAAGTCGAAATGATTATGACAACGATTGATTTGGCTGACCGGGTTGAACTGACATTATTAGATTCAGATAAAATTAATATCCTTTCGCACAATCGTTTTGTTCCAGATGACCAGCGGAATTTGGCATATCAGGCAGCGCAACTTCTTAAGGAACGGTACCAAGTTAAAAAGGGTGTTACGATTACGATTGAAAAAAATATTCCTGTTGCAGCAGGATTAGCGGGTGGATCGAGTGATGCAGCAGCAACGTTAAGAGGCCTTAATAAGCTGTGGAAGCTTGGTTTAACATTGGATGAGTTAGCGGTAATTGGGTCTGAAATAGGTTCGGATGTTTCCTTTTGTGTATATGGGGGAACAGCTATTGCCAAAGGGCGGGGAGAGAAGATCGTAGAACTTCCACCCCCACCGACATGCTGGATAATCCTAGCGAAGCCATTTATAGGAGTGTCGACGGCAGAAGTGTATCGTCGTCTCGATTTAACAGGGATGATGCATCCTAATTTAGATGAGATGATTCAAGGGTTAGAGAATAATAATTATCAGAAGGTTATAAGTCATGTTGGAAACGTTCTTGAAGATGTAACGTTACATCTTCATCCTGAGGTGGCCCAAATTAAAGATCAAATGAAACGTTTTGGCGCTGATGCCGTTTTGATGAGTGGAAGTGGGCCAACGGTTTTTGGAATGGTACAGCATGATTCAAGAATGCATCGAATTTATAATGGGCTTAGAGGGTTTTGTGATCAAGTATTCGCAGTTCGAATTCTTGGAGAGCGCTATCCACTTGATTAA
- the spoVG gene encoding septation regulator SpoVG, producing the protein MEVTDVRLRRVTTDGRMRAIASITLDNEFVVHDIRVIDGNNGLFVAMPSKRTPDGEFRDIAHPINSGTRSKIQEAVLAEYQRLGELEVEFEEAGAS; encoded by the coding sequence ATGGAGGTAACTGACGTAAGATTACGGCGTGTAACTACGGATGGGCGCATGAGAGCAATCGCTTCAATCACATTAGATAATGAATTTGTTGTTCATGATATCCGCGTGATTGATGGAAACAATGGCTTATTTGTGGCGATGCCAAGTAAGCGCACTCCTGATGGGGAGTTTCGCGATATTGCGCATCCCATTAACTCAGGAACACGCAGCAAAATTCAAGAGGCAGTTTTAGCTGAGTACCAACGCTTAGGTGAATTAGAAGTAGAATTTGAAGAAGCTGGAGCTTCATAA
- the yabG gene encoding sporulation peptidase YabG — translation MNIKLMDVVARRSYNCDILFRVIDIGERNGQKFAVLYGEDFRLVADSPYDDLIVINPNERVKLTQEYRSIEEQSFRLFTQDVDLLKQRQEYEVSGGYAKQTNYFQIPGKVLHLDGDPAYLKKCLTLYEKIGIPVFGIHCSEKEMSSKIGQLLDYYRPDILVITGHDAYSKAKGKINDINAYRHSKHFAETVIEARRKIPHLDQLVIFAGACQSHFESLIQAGANFASSPSRINIHALDPVYIVAKISFTPFMERINVWDVLRNTLTGEKGLGGIETRGVLRTGMPYLPVHEE, via the coding sequence GTGAATATTAAGTTGATGGATGTTGTTGCTAGACGGTCATATAACTGTGATATTCTGTTTCGAGTAATTGATATTGGTGAACGAAATGGTCAAAAATTTGCAGTCCTTTATGGGGAAGATTTCCGCCTTGTAGCAGACTCTCCATATGACGATTTAATTGTGATTAATCCAAATGAACGGGTGAAGCTTACACAGGAATATAGATCTATTGAAGAACAATCCTTTAGACTTTTTACCCAGGATGTTGATTTGTTAAAACAAAGACAGGAATATGAAGTATCTGGAGGATATGCAAAACAAACAAATTATTTTCAAATACCAGGTAAAGTACTTCATTTAGATGGAGATCCAGCTTATTTAAAAAAATGTCTTACTTTATATGAAAAAATTGGTATACCTGTTTTTGGAATACATTGTAGTGAAAAAGAAATGTCCAGTAAAATAGGTCAGCTTCTCGACTATTACCGCCCTGATATACTCGTTATAACAGGTCATGATGCCTATTCAAAGGCAAAGGGGAAAATTAATGATATCAACGCTTACCGCCATTCGAAACATTTTGCAGAAACGGTAATTGAAGCGCGGAGAAAAATCCCCCATCTGGATCAATTGGTTATTTTTGCTGGTGCATGCCAATCGCACTTCGAATCCCTTATTCAAGCAGGGGCGAATTTTGCAAGTTCGCCATCCCGAATTAATATCCATGCATTAGATCCAGTCTATATCGTAGCGAAAATTAGTTTTACGCCCTTTATGGAAAGAATTAATGTCTGGGATGTATTGAGGAATACCTTAACCGGGGAGAAAGGTCTTGGTGGAATTGAAACAAGAGGGGTATTAAGAACAGGGATGCCATATTTGCCAGTACATGAAGAATAG
- a CDS encoding small, acid-soluble spore protein, alpha/beta type, translated as MGRRRGVMSDRFKEELAKELGFYDVVKKEGWGGIRARDAGNMVKRAIELAEQQLLKSR; from the coding sequence ATGGGCAGAAGAAGAGGTGTCATGTCTGATCGTTTTAAAGAAGAGCTTGCCAAAGAGCTTGGTTTTTATGATGTCGTCAAAAAGGAAGGTTGGGGTGGTATTCGAGCAAGGGATGCGGGGAATATGGTCAAACGTGCTATCGAACTCGCTGAACAACAGTTGCTCAAGTCCAGGTAA
- a CDS encoding RidA family protein, with product MMKAVQTKLAPAAIGPYSQGIIVNNLFYSSGQIPLTIDGNMIEGDIKKQTRQVFQNLEAVLSAAGSSFDQVVKATVFIKDMNEFAAVNEIYGEYFVTHKPARSCVEVARLPKDSLIEIEVVALIK from the coding sequence ATTATGAAGGCTGTTCAAACAAAACTAGCTCCTGCTGCCATTGGGCCGTATTCTCAAGGAATTATTGTCAATAATCTTTTTTACAGCTCAGGGCAGATTCCATTGACTATTGATGGGAACATGATTGAAGGCGATATAAAAAAACAAACAAGACAGGTTTTCCAAAACTTAGAGGCTGTATTATCTGCTGCAGGTTCATCGTTTGATCAAGTTGTCAAAGCAACAGTGTTTATTAAAGACATGAATGAGTTTGCAGCTGTTAACGAAATTTATGGGGAATACTTTGTTACTCACAAGCCTGCAAGATCATGTGTAGAGGTAGCCCGCTTACCTAAAGATTCTTTAATAGAAATTGAAGTAGTAGCCCTCATTAAATAA